A region from the Desulfuromonas sp. genome encodes:
- a CDS encoding cupin, which produces MFNTDYQEKIAYSEEKARKVVLEETTHSRSTLWCLLPGQRIAPHIHAGDHVWVVFEGAGHYLSEGEAPQAIAPGTILVAPAGESHGVENSGDKGLVFLSISAG; this is translated from the coding sequence ATGTTCAACACGGACTATCAGGAGAAGATTGCCTATTCCGAAGAGAAGGCCAGAAAGGTTGTTCTCGAAGAGACTACGCATTCCCGCTCGACCCTCTGGTGCCTTCTGCCTGGCCAGCGAATCGCTCCGCATATCCATGCCGGCGACCATGTCTGGGTTGTCTTTGAAGGAGCGGGACATTATCTCTCGGAAGGCGAGGCACCGCAGGCGATCGCTCCGGGGACGATTCTGGTGGCCCCGGCCGGTGAATCGCACGGTGTTGAAAACAGCGGCGACAAGGGCCTGGTTTTTCTCAGTATTTCAGCCGGCTGA
- a CDS encoding NADH-quinone oxidoreductase subunit G has protein sequence MINLKIDGKDVQIENGATILSAAEQAGIKIPTLCYLKKVSPTGACRICVVDIEGSDKPMTACNTPASEGMVVTTENEKLAAIRKQIIELLLVNHPLDCPVCDAGGECDLQNVCYEHDVDTQPFMAEDVNAGVIDRWPLIQQVPNRCVMCEKCVKVCHETVGSSALFINDRGDRAFIDKELDLCEFCGNCVAVCPTGTMISKTFKFKARPWELTKTQSVCTLCAAHCQVEYNVKNNEVLRVTSRDDVTVNDGNLCIGGYFGYGYINSEKRLTAPLLKKGNAQVESDWDAAFVTVVDKINEIKKSAGADAVAGLTSPRLTNEENYLFQKLFRAGIGSNNIDSEARFGALQTQQVLNEKIGLQGSSHHISHIGKADAVLVFGSDVTAEAPAIDWQIEAATRSKRDGNLIVANMRKVKLTRHSNTFLNYGPGSEVALANALGKLILDKGLVDEAKLKELVGNVDELKSHLGSVDLNKAVEATGVAIELLEEAATSLGQAGSVALVFGGDICKGKDSAQVIAAVANLAIISGALFGEAGGVFPVDEKGNMQGLLEMGACPETFPGYQDYATSKATFEKAWNVSLPDNGKNAIAILEGIEKGEIKCLYLAAINPLVTFPMNGRWRQALEKIDFLVVQDILASELTAMADVVLPGTTVVEKTGSVTALDNRVSCLSKAIKPVGEAREDWEIFAELCGRLAGQTACPESAAILQEIRELVPMYEGVCFAGGGHGQICLKETFDIAPGQLTYTAVDATETVANGLQLLSGKILFHFGTTSTYAAGPLSVAPKGYVEINPVDAEAAGIADGGKAKVTAGGTSVTLEARVTDTVRPGLLFAPYHFAESNVQALMPDIQNRVAVTVSKG, from the coding sequence ATGATCAATCTCAAGATCGACGGCAAAGACGTTCAAATCGAAAACGGAGCCACAATCCTTAGCGCGGCTGAGCAGGCCGGGATCAAGATCCCGACGCTCTGTTACCTCAAGAAAGTCTCCCCGACCGGCGCCTGCCGGATCTGCGTGGTCGATATCGAAGGGTCCGACAAGCCGATGACCGCCTGCAACACCCCGGCTTCCGAGGGCATGGTGGTGACGACCGAGAACGAGAAGCTGGCTGCGATCCGCAAGCAGATCATCGAACTGTTGCTGGTTAATCATCCCCTTGATTGCCCGGTTTGCGATGCCGGTGGTGAATGCGATCTGCAGAATGTCTGTTACGAACACGATGTCGACACCCAGCCGTTTATGGCCGAAGATGTCAACGCCGGCGTCATCGACAGGTGGCCGCTGATCCAGCAGGTTCCGAACCGTTGCGTCATGTGTGAGAAATGCGTCAAGGTTTGCCACGAGACAGTAGGCTCCTCGGCCCTTTTCATTAACGATCGCGGCGACCGCGCTTTTATTGACAAGGAACTCGATCTCTGCGAATTCTGCGGCAACTGTGTTGCCGTTTGCCCGACCGGCACCATGATCTCGAAGACCTTCAAATTCAAGGCCCGCCCCTGGGAACTGACGAAAACCCAATCGGTCTGTACTCTCTGTGCAGCTCATTGCCAGGTTGAATACAACGTCAAGAACAACGAGGTTTTACGCGTTACCTCTCGCGACGATGTCACCGTCAACGACGGCAACCTCTGTATCGGCGGATACTTCGGCTACGGCTATATCAATTCCGAAAAACGCCTGACCGCGCCGTTACTCAAAAAGGGGAACGCCCAGGTCGAAAGCGACTGGGATGCGGCTTTTGTCACGGTTGTCGACAAAATCAATGAAATTAAAAAATCTGCCGGGGCCGATGCGGTCGCCGGTCTGACCTCGCCGCGGCTGACCAACGAGGAAAACTATCTTTTCCAGAAGCTCTTCCGCGCCGGTATCGGCAGTAATAATATCGATTCCGAGGCCCGGTTCGGGGCGCTACAGACCCAGCAGGTCCTGAACGAGAAAATCGGGCTACAGGGATCGAGTCACCACATCAGCCATATCGGCAAGGCCGACGCCGTTCTCGTTTTCGGTTCCGATGTGACGGCCGAGGCTCCGGCCATCGACTGGCAGATTGAGGCAGCGACCCGCAGCAAGCGTGACGGCAACCTGATTGTTGCGAATATGCGTAAGGTCAAGCTGACCCGCCATTCCAACACCTTCCTCAACTACGGCCCGGGAAGCGAAGTGGCGCTGGCCAATGCTCTTGGCAAGCTGATCCTCGACAAGGGGCTGGTCGATGAGGCCAAGCTGAAAGAGCTGGTCGGCAACGTTGATGAGCTGAAATCACATCTCGGCAGTGTCGATCTCAACAAGGCGGTCGAGGCGACCGGTGTTGCGATCGAGTTGCTTGAAGAAGCGGCGACCTCCCTCGGTCAAGCCGGTTCGGTCGCTCTTGTTTTCGGTGGCGATATCTGCAAGGGCAAGGATTCTGCTCAAGTTATTGCTGCTGTCGCCAACCTCGCAATCATAAGCGGTGCGCTGTTTGGCGAGGCCGGAGGGGTTTTCCCGGTCGACGAAAAGGGCAATATGCAGGGCCTGCTCGAAATGGGTGCCTGCCCGGAGACGTTCCCCGGCTACCAGGACTATGCAACCAGCAAAGCGACGTTTGAAAAAGCCTGGAATGTTTCGTTGCCTGATAATGGCAAGAATGCAATTGCCATCCTTGAAGGTATCGAAAAGGGAGAGATCAAGTGCCTCTATCTGGCCGCAATCAATCCGCTGGTCACTTTCCCGATGAATGGTCGCTGGCGGCAGGCTCTGGAGAAGATCGATTTCCTGGTTGTTCAGGATATTCTCGCTTCCGAGTTGACCGCCATGGCCGATGTCGTTCTCCCGGGGACAACAGTCGTTGAGAAGACCGGCAGTGTTACCGCTCTTGATAACCGGGTCAGCTGTTTGAGCAAGGCGATCAAGCCTGTTGGCGAGGCGCGTGAGGACTGGGAGATTTTTGCCGAGCTCTGCGGCCGGCTGGCCGGTCAGACGGCCTGCCCGGAAAGTGCTGCCATTCTGCAGGAGATTCGCGAACTGGTCCCGATGTACGAAGGTGTCTGTTTCGCCGGTGGCGGTCATGGCCAGATCTGCCTGAAGGAGACATTTGATATTGCCCCGGGGCAGCTTACTTATACGGCTGTTGATGCTACGGAGACCGTAGCCAACGGTCTGCAGCTGCTGAGCGGCAAGATCCTGTTTCACTTCGGGACGACCTCGACCTATGCGGCCGGGCCGCTCTCGGTGGCGCCGAAAGGCTATGTCGAAATCAATCCGGTCGATGCTGAAGCGGCCGGGATTGCCGATGGCGGCAAAGCCAAAGTTACGGCCGGGGGAACTTCGGTTACTCTTGAGGCGCGGGTGACCGATACGGTGCGTCCGGGGCTGTTGTTTGCACCGTATCATTTTGCCGAGAGTAATGTTCAGGCCCTGATGCCTGATATTCAGAACCGGGTCGCGGTAACCGTGAGCAAGGGCTGA